A region of Tolypothrix sp. NIES-4075 DNA encodes the following proteins:
- a CDS encoding tetratricopeptide repeat protein → MALLASYQNMKFNYQLAPILLGVSITLVQPQITVAQSSAEVAEIGKGITVKIESKNTQGSGVIIKKDNNTYTVLTAAHVLNGRDKYEIITVDGQRYFLNDSKVKKLGNLDLGVVKFTSSQNYNVAKLGNSEQVKEGTTCYVAGFANAPGAIRSSSPYTFTQGKVTANASPQPEDDGYALIYDNNTWEGMSGGPVLNEKGELVAIHGKGYNNAPESYDSNINPSIATGKRKSGFAIPINIFLRISSNSGVNTSVAQTSVVAPKSDDFYVKGSNKYRKADYQGAIQDFTAAIKLNPKSTKAFLDRGNARYQLKDYKQAVADYTQAIQLAPQYSDAFLKRGNAYYSLGNLEQAIADYEATIRLDSNNANAYNNRGRVRIDQGNLQQAIADFNESIRLDPRFAGAFNNRGNARRMLGNLQGVIADFNKALSLNPKYAEAYYNRGLVRYDMGDAQRALADYNESIRFDPNFSLVYVGRGNVRNDLGDKQGAIEDYTQGIRLNPNFVLAYVSRGNIYNDLGDKKKAIEDYTQGISLDPKFASAYDKRGIARALLGDKQGALRDLQQAANLFYQQGNREFYQRTLEKIRLIERYSIGK, encoded by the coding sequence ATGGCGCTGTTAGCATCTTACCAAAATATGAAATTTAATTATCAACTCGCCCCAATTTTGCTTGGAGTATCAATCACCCTTGTGCAACCGCAAATCACTGTTGCTCAATCGAGTGCGGAAGTAGCTGAAATTGGGAAAGGAATTACAGTCAAAATTGAGAGTAAAAATACACAAGGCTCTGGGGTAATTATCAAGAAAGATAATAATACTTACACAGTCCTCACTGCCGCTCATGTATTAAATGGACGCGATAAATATGAAATTATTACCGTAGATGGTCAGCGCTATTTCCTCAACGACTCGAAAGTGAAAAAGCTGGGAAACTTAGACCTGGGAGTTGTAAAGTTTACCAGCAGCCAAAATTATAATGTTGCCAAGCTCGGCAACTCAGAGCAAGTTAAAGAAGGCACAACATGTTATGTAGCTGGTTTTGCTAACGCGCCAGGAGCTATTCGTTCAAGCTCACCGTACACGTTCACACAAGGAAAAGTTACTGCTAATGCCTCACCACAACCCGAAGATGATGGCTATGCCTTAATATATGACAATAATACTTGGGAAGGCATGAGTGGCGGTCCAGTGCTAAATGAAAAAGGTGAGCTGGTAGCAATTCACGGCAAAGGGTATAATAATGCACCAGAAAGTTATGATTCTAATATCAACCCCTCCATCGCCACAGGTAAAAGAAAATCTGGTTTTGCAATTCCTATTAATATTTTTTTGAGAATCTCATCAAACTCAGGCGTAAATACCTCTGTTGCTCAAACTTCTGTCGTTGCACCTAAATCAGATGACTTCTACGTTAAGGGTTCAAATAAGTATCGCAAAGCAGATTATCAAGGAGCCATCCAAGATTTTACCGCAGCGATTAAACTCAATCCCAAGTCTACCAAAGCTTTCTTAGACCGGGGAAATGCTCGTTATCAGCTCAAAGACTATAAGCAAGCAGTTGCCGATTATACGCAAGCAATTCAACTCGCTCCTCAGTATAGCGATGCTTTTTTAAAGCGAGGGAATGCATACTATAGTTTAGGAAACTTAGAGCAAGCGATCGCAGATTACGAAGCGACGATTCGTCTTGATAGCAACAATGCTAATGCCTATAATAACCGAGGACGTGTCCGAATCGATCAAGGAAATTTACAGCAAGCGATCGCAGATTTTAACGAATCAATTCGCCTCGATCCTAGATTTGCCGGGGCTTTCAACAACCGGGGAAATGCTCGCCGAATGTTAGGAAACTTGCAGGGAGTAATTGCAGATTTCAATAAAGCGTTGAGTCTAAATCCCAAATATGCCGAAGCATACTACAATCGGGGTCTTGTCCGATACGATATGGGAGATGCCCAAAGAGCACTTGCAGATTACAACGAATCGATTCGTTTTGATCCCAACTTTTCCCTTGTTTACGTTGGTCGCGGTAATGTCCGCAACGATTTGGGAGACAAGCAGGGAGCAATTGAAGATTACACCCAAGGAATTCGCCTCAATCCCAACTTTGTGCTTGCTTACGTCAGTCGTGGAAATATTTATAATGACTTGGGAGACAAGAAAAAAGCCATTGAAGATTACACCCAAGGGATTAGCCTCGATCCCAAATTTGCCTCTGCTTACGACAAACGAGGAATTGCCCGTGCCTTGTTAGGAGACAAACAGGGGGCACTTAGAGACTTGCAGCAAGCGGCAAACCTCTTTTACCAACAAGGAAACAGAGAATTCTATCAACGCACCCTTGAGAAAATCAGATTGATTGAGCGATACTCAATCGGCAAATAG
- a CDS encoding Glu/Leu/Phe/Val family dehydrogenase, giving the protein MVSTPLLSLEAASPAHICPFDQACSYLEAAARELNLEPGLLEILSHPRKVVTVSIPVRRDNGEVQVLAGHRVQHCDILGPYKGGIRYHPAVTLHEVSALAMLMTWKCALLGIPYGGGKGGIAIDPKRYSVGELERITRRYMSELIKDIGPSVDIPAPDMGTSAREMAWMMDTYSVNVGHAVPGVVTGKPLSIGGSRGREMATGRGVMIVVREALSDRGQSLANARIVIQGFGNVGSAAALLLHEAGAKVIAVSTGSGGVFSETGLDILALKAYAAQNGKSIVGFPQALPISNEELLTLPSDVLIPAALENQITEKNVNQIQAKIVAEAANGPVTLEADRSLLARGVTVLPDILANAGGVVVSYLEWVQGLSYLFWDEERVNREMEQLMVQAYVRVIQQSKVQKIPLRLAAYTLGVGRVAQALSDRGLYP; this is encoded by the coding sequence ATGGTTTCAACACCCCTGTTATCGCTGGAAGCTGCTTCACCAGCGCACATTTGCCCATTTGACCAAGCTTGTAGTTACTTAGAGGCAGCAGCACGAGAATTAAATTTAGAGCCAGGTCTATTAGAAATACTTAGCCACCCGCGTAAAGTAGTTACAGTTTCCATTCCTGTAAGACGGGATAATGGTGAAGTGCAAGTTCTCGCTGGACATCGGGTGCAGCATTGCGATATTTTGGGACCTTATAAAGGTGGTATTCGCTACCATCCGGCAGTGACATTGCACGAGGTGTCAGCACTGGCAATGTTAATGACCTGGAAATGTGCGTTGCTAGGTATTCCCTACGGAGGTGGTAAGGGAGGTATTGCGATAGATCCAAAACGTTACAGCGTCGGTGAATTAGAACGAATTACCCGACGTTACATGAGCGAGTTGATTAAAGATATCGGTCCGAGTGTGGATATACCTGCACCAGACATGGGTACTTCAGCCCGTGAGATGGCTTGGATGATGGATACCTACTCTGTAAATGTTGGTCATGCTGTGCCTGGGGTTGTGACTGGTAAACCGCTTTCGATTGGAGGTTCGCGGGGACGGGAAATGGCAACCGGACGGGGTGTGATGATTGTAGTACGTGAGGCGTTAAGCGATCGCGGTCAATCCCTAGCCAATGCGCGGATAGTAATTCAAGGTTTTGGTAATGTCGGTAGTGCAGCAGCTTTATTGCTACATGAAGCGGGAGCGAAAGTTATCGCCGTTTCCACAGGTTCAGGAGGAGTTTTTTCGGAAACTGGTCTTGATATCCTTGCATTGAAAGCTTATGCGGCACAGAACGGTAAAAGTATTGTTGGTTTCCCGCAAGCATTACCAATTAGCAATGAGGAGTTACTAACTTTACCAAGTGATGTGCTAATTCCCGCAGCTTTGGAAAATCAAATCACTGAGAAAAATGTAAATCAAATCCAAGCCAAAATTGTTGCAGAAGCGGCTAATGGTCCTGTGACGCTTGAGGCAGATCGATCGCTCTTAGCGCGGGGTGTAACCGTGTTACCGGATATTTTAGCGAATGCGGGCGGTGTTGTGGTCAGTTATTTGGAGTGGGTACAAGGTCTTTCTTACCTATTTTGGGATGAAGAACGTGTCAATCGGGAAATGGAACAGTTAATGGTGCAAGCTTACGTAAGAGTGATTCAACAATCGAAGGTGCAAAAAATTCCTTTGCGGTTAGCAGCTTACACGCTGGGGGTTGGTCGTGTAGCGCAAGCATTGAGCGACAGGGGACTTTATCCTTAA
- a CDS encoding serine/threonine-protein kinase, which yields MAKQKEILLVGRYKIIKELARGGFGITYLAEDTMSSNCPCVVKQLYPQNSDIIETAKLLFKREVAILKYLQQKQQIPKYFNYFEDEQNGQTNYYLVQEYIHGQPLQNLIGQQWTQPRIINFLREILSILKYLHQINVIHRDIKPPNVMRREEDKKFVLIDFGAVKQLDINYSSPHEQHTQTMIGTSGYAPPEQMAGRPGFYSDIYGLGITAIQLLTKIPPKSLKRDEKDNIIWANGLDIDESLAAILTKMVYRNPEQRYQSVEDVLNDLSGFTAINEEDFIRSLYEAYNANTINPFNIPELATVSQSNVPNNKNLNTQPPTSNNKTALITLSESKLGKITIVVTAIGAIALLIEFIHPFIRPLYYSYQGNRLLDIRQPEKALEEFQNLIAINPNSAAAWKGRGDAFLSIGRDLQALESYNKSLFFEPNDPKTLNNKGKALYKLRRYKEALEVHENVLEINPNNAEAWSGKGLAYIGLREYKEANDSLEKLKQINPDEPSIWQQIGLVTELLQGPQAAKTYYEEAVSSYDDLLRRKPNDVLALTERGSVLLKLNRLPEALASYEKALKIDNNFYEALLGKGNALGGLGKPQEALLAFNRASEIRPQDYQVWFTRGSLLAQYIKDYDEALKSFEKAIERRYDSYDAWVNKGTVLLELNRYDEALVAFDKAKDLQPKDPYVWANRGYTLEKLGRTQEARNSNNKAIELGLPREELNMMQ from the coding sequence AGGAAATATTACTAGTTGGACGTTACAAGATTATAAAAGAATTAGCAAGAGGAGGCTTTGGTATAACCTATCTTGCTGAAGATACTATGTCATCCAACTGTCCTTGTGTAGTTAAACAACTTTATCCGCAGAATTCAGATATTATTGAAACGGCAAAACTCTTATTTAAAAGAGAAGTTGCTATTCTGAAATATTTGCAACAAAAGCAACAGATACCAAAATATTTTAATTATTTTGAAGACGAACAAAATGGGCAAACAAATTATTATTTAGTTCAAGAATATATACATGGTCAACCTCTACAAAATCTAATTGGTCAGCAATGGACACAACCAAGAATTATTAACTTTCTGCGAGAAATTCTCTCTATATTAAAATATCTGCATCAAATAAATGTTATTCATCGTGATATAAAACCCCCGAATGTGATGAGAAGGGAGGAAGACAAGAAGTTTGTCTTAATTGACTTTGGTGCTGTCAAACAATTAGACATTAACTACTCATCTCCTCACGAACAGCATACCCAGACAATGATTGGAACTAGTGGATATGCTCCTCCAGAACAAATGGCAGGAAGACCAGGCTTTTACAGTGACATATACGGTTTGGGTATTACGGCAATCCAACTTTTAACGAAAATACCACCAAAAAGTTTAAAACGGGATGAAAAAGATAACATTATATGGGCTAATGGGCTTGATATTGATGAATCTTTAGCTGCCATTTTAACAAAAATGGTCTACCGCAATCCGGAACAACGTTATCAGTCTGTAGAAGATGTTCTCAATGATTTGAGTGGCTTTACAGCAATCAACGAGGAGGATTTTATCCGTAGTTTATATGAAGCTTATAATGCAAATACAATAAATCCTTTCAACATACCTGAACTTGCAACTGTCAGTCAAAGTAATGTTCCTAATAATAAGAATTTAAATACTCAACCACCAACATCTAATAATAAGACAGCACTAATTACTTTATCAGAGTCAAAATTGGGGAAAATCACAATTGTAGTGACAGCAATAGGGGCGATCGCATTATTGATAGAATTTATTCATCCATTTATTAGACCTTTATATTATTCTTATCAAGGTAATCGTTTACTTGATATACGTCAACCAGAGAAAGCTCTCGAAGAATTTCAAAACCTGATAGCAATAAATCCCAACTCTGCCGCAGCTTGGAAAGGAAGAGGTGATGCTTTTTTAAGTATAGGTCGCGATTTGCAAGCCTTAGAATCTTATAATAAGTCGCTCTTTTTTGAACCTAACGATCCAAAAACCTTAAATAATAAAGGTAAAGCTTTATACAAATTACGTAGATATAAAGAAGCTTTAGAAGTACATGAAAACGTACTTGAAATTAACCCAAATAATGCTGAAGCTTGGAGTGGGAAAGGTTTAGCTTATATTGGTTTACGTGAGTATAAAGAAGCAAACGATTCTCTGGAGAAATTGAAGCAAATCAATCCTGATGAACCAAGTATTTGGCAGCAAATAGGTTTGGTTACAGAACTTTTGCAAGGACCACAAGCTGCAAAGACATACTATGAAGAAGCAGTGTCATCTTACGACGATCTTCTCAGAAGAAAGCCGAACGATGTGCTTGCTTTGACAGAGAGAGGATCTGTCTTACTAAAATTAAACCGTCTTCCCGAAGCGCTTGCTTCTTATGAAAAGGCACTAAAAATTGACAATAATTTTTATGAAGCTTTACTTGGTAAAGGTAATGCTCTTGGTGGTTTAGGAAAACCTCAAGAAGCACTTTTAGCTTTTAATCGAGCGAGTGAAATTCGTCCGCAAGATTATCAAGTATGGTTTACGCGAGGAAGTTTGCTGGCACAATATATTAAAGACTATGACGAAGCCTTAAAATCGTTTGAAAAAGCAATCGAACGCAGATATGATTCATATGATGCTTGGGTGAACAAGGGGACGGTGCTGTTAGAGCTAAACCGCTACGATGAAGCGTTGGTTGCTTTTGATAAAGCCAAAGACCTTCAACCGAAAGATCCTTATGTGTGGGCTAACCGAGGATATACCTTAGAGAAATTGGGAAGAACTCAAGAAGCACGCAATTCTAATAATAAAGCCATTGAACTTGGGCTTCCTCGTGAAGAGTTAAACATGATGCAATAA